The DNA segment GCTCCTCGTGCACCAGTTTGCTCCTTCTGGCTGCCATGAGGTCATGTAGCTCCTGGGAAGCCCGCATGTTCCCAGTAGGCATGCTCTGGAGATGGCCCTGGGGCACTTGAGAAACCAAATTCTCTGAAGCGTGGGGCACAACAGATGCTTGCCCATCTGGAAGGAGCACAACAGCGGCACAAACTTGAGGCTGGGTCTCTGACTTTGTGGCCATTCCAGGCTCAAATTCACTAACAACCTCCTCCATAAGACACAGCTTTCTTGGATCTTGGGAGACAGACACTCTAGGGTGTAGAGAGCTTTTGCTGGTCCCTGGAGCCTCGAAACCATGCACATCCTCACTTGTGGCTTGGAGGTTTGCCAGCATACAGGTTTCCAAGGGGACTCTGCATTGTGGCACTGCCTCCCTTGTCTCTCCAGCCTTTGAAGATTGGGCTCCTAAGCTCCTGCTCTGCTGGGTGCTGCCTGTGAGGCTGTACGTGAGGGGCTTAGATGGCCACCTGCCCTCCTGTCCAGCTGGAGGAGGCTTCAAGGGTTCATGATCATTCCAAGATGGGATTCCTCGCGGTGCCCTCTGGAACTGCTTCCATGCAGGTGAGGAGGCCAGAAGACTCTCTGGCATGTGATCAGATGCTTTGGTCAGCACCTGCTTTCTCAGACTTGCCATTGGTGGCTTTCTAAGGAACATGTCCACCTCAACTTCTGAGCCAGCCCCAGATTCACAGGTGGCTGAGGAGGGACCAGCAAGCTGTGTAAGGGACAAGGATGAAACCTTTTCCAGTTTAAAGCACTGAATGGGCTTGAGGACCCTGAGGGGTAGACCCCACCTGTGTTTGGCCCAAAACCTCACAATATGGGCTCCCAACCCCTGCTGAGTACACGGCTCGAGGAAGGAAAGCACCTGGGCTGTGTTCACACAGGCTTTCCCACTTTTCGGGGCTGCTAGATTGCTGGTTTTCACATGGGTGTTGGACACGGGAAGAGCCTGGTTGACAGCAAGCCAGGATCGACGCACACGCACGGGGATCAAGCCCTCGTTGGTCTGGCCCAAGTTCCTGCCCATGTGGGCTTTCAGGATGTTTTCTATATGAGTCCTCTCTGTGCATCTTAATAAATCACTTCCCGAGTCACTCCTCAAGGGCTTCCTCAAGTTCCTTTCCAACTCCTCAGAAGTCACCCCCAGAACCTTCCGTGGGAAGCTTTTCATATCCCTGGATAGATTTTGTGGGGTCTCACCCAGAATTTGCCCCAGATGTGGGCACGGGTCCCTCTCTAGCTGGAACTTCACCTTCTGTGCCTCCTTGCTGCTTTCACCTGTGGACATGGAGGACTGCCAGGGACTGGGTTTGCCCTTGGCCTGACTTGTCCCTGGTGATTCGTCCTGAAGCTGCATCAGATCCAGAGACTCTTGGATCCTTCCCAGGTTGCCCCAGTGTTGGATGATCCACTTTTTTATGTGTTGCTCCAGTTGTCTCCGGAGTTCAGGACTGACTGGAAAGTTCTCAGGCAGAATGGATGTCAAACTTTCCTGGGGAAGGTTAGGAGTGGAGACACTAAAGACGTCCTGAGATTTTTGGACCCTAGAGGGTAAAGCCAACCTACCTTCTAGTTGTCTCCTCAACAAAGGCCATTCAGGGTGCTGAGTTTCAGGTAGGGAGAGAGCTTGCACTTTATTCTGCGATGCAGGGCAAGCTACTCCAGTGTTCTGAATCAGGGATGGAAAAGCAGGAGATAGGACTGGGAAAGAAGATTGAAGATGGGCCTGAGCCTCGGCCTGAGCCATAGGTGTGGGCCGGAATTGGGGTGTGGATGAAATAAAGGGTTGGCACTCGGGCCCCAGATGGgacaggggctgggcctggaaaAGCAGTGGGGACATTGTAGTCTCCCTTTGAATTGGGCAGACATTGGACATTTCATTGAACAAGAAAGGAGGAGACTGTAAAGTATAAGACCTGTCAGTTACCCAGGCGTTAGCCACCAGGGACTCGCTGTGCAGAGAGGGGAGGCCCCAGAAAAGCTGGCTATAATTCTTCCAAAAACTTTCCTGCCAGAGCCTAGGATCTGAGAGCTTCTGAGGTCCGGGCAGCTGTTTCGAGTTCTCTCCCATGTTCCAGAAGGGTTTTGGGTTTGTGGTGTCCTGCTCAGCATCCAATGATTTAGCCAAATTCCGCAAAGAATTTAAGTGCTTTTCTGGGGTCATTCGATTTGTAAATgatccaacattttctttttcttcccaaatgtTGACCTTGGCTGTTTCTGTGACTTGTATCCCCACGACATTCTGGCCATCAGAGCTGAGCAAAAACAGGCTACCAGCTTCCATCTGACAGGTCTCTGGTGGGTGGCGGGAAAGATGATCTTGCTGGACTGATGAGTTAAAGGCGCACGAGGTTCTGGCAGTCTCCTGCCACCGGGAGGAGGCAGAAACATGACTGTTTGAGCCACCAAGGCCTGAGATGGCTGGGACAGAAGCCACCAAATCCTCATGTGGAGACAAGCTTTGAGGGACGGTGCCCAGTGGAAGTGCCACTGAGTCACAGTGAGATGGAGTTATCAGTGTGGAGTCCCGCAGGGGAGGAGCAGTGAAGCCTTTtggaggaggcagagagcagGCCAGAGGATCAGGGGTGTGTGGTGGGTGAGGGAAAAGTGCAGGTGGCTCGGGTGAGGGGTGTTCTAGGGGAAGGGAAGGTTCTGGTGGCTGGGAGGCACTTAGGGAGGAGACTGAGGTGGTCATTGGGCCTGGTGATGGGGTGGAGGCCAGATCCTGAGGATGCTTGGCTTGAGGATCCGGGGAAGCTAACAGGGAGAGAATGGGAGCAGCATCTTCCATAGGCTCATGAGAGGACTGGGAGGCTCCATCAGGTGCTCTTTCGCCCACCTCACCTGGGGGGTCTGGACCGGAGAGCTGACCAAAGTCACCTTTGTCAAGGTGTGGCcccaggaggctgcaggagaCAGGAGGCACGAGCTGCAGCCAGGAGCCGGTGGGGCCGGAGGGCAGAGTGGGTGCTCGGGCCACAGCCCCTCCACCACCCCACACCCTGATTGCCCAATTCTCCTGCTACCCCTCGCCCCAGGGTTTTACTCCCATCCTCTGTACCCCTGGTCTCCCCATCCCAGGTCAGCTCCAGGCTGCCTGTGGCCCTGGGGTCACGTCCCAGCCCTGGTAGGAAGGATGCAGGGAAGGGGAAGTGCCTCACCTCTGCAGTTGTGAAAGCAGGTCCGAAGTCTCCTCCAGGCCTCTCCGGCACTCTCTACCAGCTGGAAATCAGGAGACTGGGTTAGGGCAGTGAGGGAGGGGCCTGGGTTCTCACAGGAGGCTGAGTGGCTGTTTCTTTAGGGAGGACCATGGGGAATTAGACCCTGGACCCCACCCATCTGTGTCCAAAGCCACATGACCCCGACGTTAATAGCAAGGCATGGAGGACAGGGCTTTTTCATTCACAAAGGGCTTCCACACAcggaccccccacccccacagtccTCACAACTGCCCTGTGGGGAGAAAggactgaggtggtctcaaagAGGAATCAGCCTTAGCAGAGTTGGACAGCTGTTCCCAGGGAGCGGGAGGCCCCCTCACCCCCCTCCGCATCCAGGCAGGCATTGGTCTCCCCAGGACACACACACTGCCCCCTGCTGGGTAACGCCCAGTCCCTGGCCCACCATGGCTTCATTCCCGCATGGAATCTGAGAAGGACCCGGGGTTCTGATTTCCTTCCTAGGAGCCCCCACCTCAGGCTTCTTCAACTGACTTCTTCAGAGTCAGTTCCCTTCGGGACAGATGAGATCAAATTAACCCTAGTGTGCTCTGGCAGAGCCTTACCTCTCAGACTGTGGTTTTTCATCCTGCCTCTGGGCCTCCGCCTCCGCCCTACTGGACACTGGGAGACACGATGACGTACGGAGACAAGATGACGCGGAGAGACAAGATGACAATGGGAGACAAGAAAGGGTAAGAAGCTAGGACCggctctccctctctgccccagCCCAGCCGCAGCATGCTGCACTCAGGAACCGCATggctctctctgtcttgctcagGGAGCTCTGTGTGCTTCCTCCCACTCTTGTTTAAATGGATGATAAACTGCTTTTCTTCTTAGAAAAACAGCAAgagggggctgggcgtggtggctcacgcctataatccaagcactttgggaggccaaggtgggttgatcacctgaggtcaggagtttgagaccagcctggccatggtgaaaccccgtgtctactaaaaatacaaaaattaggcaggcatggtggtgggcgcctgtaatccccagctattcaggactctaagacaggagaatcgcttgaactcaggaagcagaggttgcagtgagccgatatcactccatttcactgcaacctgcaccacagagcgagactccatctcaaaaaataaaataaaataaaataaaataaaataaaataaaataaaataaaataaaaataacacacacaaataaaataaaaatacacacacacacacacacacacacacacacacacagagggatttTCAATATGAGGTCCACCACGGACACCTTCAGTCCCTGTTCCTCTGCTCCAGGAACACCCAAGTTCAGGCCCGCAGGCACTGCTGAGCTATCAGGTAGGATTCTGCTTCCCAGGAGACCAGAGGAGACACCAGGCCCTGGTGGGAGGCCCTCAGGGGCCCAGCACAGGCCCCAGATCACCCCACACAGGGGAGGCTGGGCCCTGAGCCACCTGCACCAGAAAGGGGCTGATGAGCCAGGGCTCAGGGCCTGGTCTCGGACAGAGACCTCCCCAGTCTCATGACTGGTACTGGTGCTGAGTCCACTGGTTTGATTTTGCCTTGATGCCTCCTGTGCTCCCCCACAGATGGACTGAGAGCTTGGGATGGAAATCCCAGTACACTATCTACCCCTACCAACCCCTGGCTGCCCTGCCTCTCCCTGGAAGGATGATGTTCTGGTCTCTTCTGAGACTTCCCATCATAGAAGGCTCTCCACTGGATTTGGAAAAGTGgaactaataataaaaagaaaggagagaatcaAGCTCTGTGGGTTGGGACTGAGGGTTCCTTACCTTTCTCTTCCCAGGCGATGGTGAGGGTGGGTCATCACAACGGAAGTAAGATAAGTAGGGGAGTAATAGGAAGAAGAACCCCAGGGCAAACACCAAAGTGAGGAAGATATCCAACACCCATGGTGTGGAACTGGGGGCGTTTAGCGATGAGGCACTAAGTAATTTTAAAGGAAAGGGAAGATTCTCCATGTGAATAGGCGCGTTGCTTTCAAGCAACTGAGCTCTGGGCATCCCCGTGGGGACTAGGGACTGGGGCCCAGGCCTGCGTCACAGAGGTGGGGCCTTGATGTCACAAAGGGCTCCTTTGTTGGGGAGGGGCAGTGGGAGGGGGAGGCGCAGAGGGAGGGGGAGGTGCAgcaggagggggagagggagggagaggggcaggggagggggagacTGAAGCACAGCCCCTCCCTACCCCCCAAGCTGGGGATCCCTCCACCATCCCACCTTCTAGATCCCTCCTTCCCACTAAGTTTTGTCAGTGATAGccaattttctattctttctccctGGAATATAGATATTACCTGGTTCCTTTTATCTGTTGGAGACGGTGGCTTGAGGTTACCTATTTTATAGCCCTTGAAAATCTGAAGTTCTGAAATTTTGGCTATGTACCAGGGATTTTTATTCTCAGAATCTCGTTCATCCTCAACTCCAGCTTTTCCACACTATGTTTTTGTCTTGTATCAATCCAGGgacaaaatgtaaatttcttttactCTTATTTAGTTTTGCAAATTTTgaatagtaagttttaaaaaattatttctatctcaCTTTCAATCAAAGGGAACTACCCACAtacaattaagatttttttttttgtcttttaaaattttatttatgtacttatgtatttattttattttaactttcgggatacatgtgcaggacatgcagttTTCTTACATAGGCAAATATGtaccatggtgatttgctgcacctatcaacccatcacttaggtattaaacccagcatgcattagctatttttcctgatgctctccctaccACCGGCCCTCCCTCGACAGGTGCCAgggtgtgttgtttccctcccagtgtccatatgttctcattgttcggctcccacttgtaagtgagaacatgtggtatttggttttctgttcctgtgttagtttgctgaggataatggcttccagcttcatccatgtccccgcaaaggacttgatctcattcctttttatggctgcatagtattccatggtgtatatgtaccacattttatttatccagtctatcattggtgggcattgggttgattccatgtctttgctattgggaacagtgctgcaataaacatacacgtgcatgtatctttgtaatagaatgatttatattcctttggatatgcAATAATGGTATATCTGCCACAGCCTCTGTACTGCACTGTGGGGAATTCTGCCCAGCGCAAACCACCCAGTCTCCCTAGCACTGGTGGGGGAAAACCACCGGCTAGACCCGCAGTAATGGTGGTCACCCTTCCCCCCAGGAACTTGGTCTTCTTAGGCAGACTCCAAGTGCTGTGCTAGCCAGTGGGGATTCCATGCCAGTGGGTCTTAGCTTGTGGGGTTCTGTGGGAGTGGGtctgcttggctccctggcttcagccctcttCTCATGGGAGTTGATGGATCTCCTGCTTCACTGGATTACTGCGAGCCACCAGAGTACGCAGAAACTCCTACAGCTCAGTACCTGCCCAAGTGGCTGCCAGCTGGAGCCCCTGCTATGGGTCTGCACAGCTTTGtgcttgggacccaaggccctggtggtgtggaCTCACAAAGGGATTACCTGTTCTGGGGTTTGCAAAAATCTGTGGGTAAAGCACAGTTCTCCGGGTGGGTAGCACAatccctcactgcctcccttggctggagGAGGGAGGTCTCTTTGCCCTGTGTAGCTCTTGGGTGAACTGTCGCCCAACTCTGCTTTTCCTTGCTCTCCATGGGTCACACCaactgcctagtcagtcccaatgagGGAATCTGGatacctcagttagaaatgcagaattcacTCGCTGTTTATGTTTGTCTCAGTGGGGGCTGCAGAGTAGAGCTGTTTCTACTCAaccatcttggcccctccccccaattaaaataattaatattcaaaatttgtAATTCTAATTATGAAACAGTTATAAGTAGTTAAACCTTCAAGTGGTATTTCTGTAAATGTGTAGCATTTACAGTTCTGGACTTGGTAATGCTTAAAGTGCACGATAACTTATGGGACTGCTAcataggcatacctcagagatactgtGGGTTTGGTTTCAGGCCACTGTGGAGATGAGCTCTTTAGGGCAGTGCCCAATGGAAGTGCCATTGAGTCACATTGAGACGGAGTCAGAATGCAGTCCAGCAGTGGGGGAGCAATGAAGGCTTTTGGAGGAGGTGGAGGGCAGGCCAGACAATGGGGGTGGGTATGATGGGTGAGGGGAAAATGCAGGTGGCTTGGGTGAAGGGCGTTCTAGGGGAAGGGAAGATTCTGGTGGCCAGTTctgcaataaaacaaatatggcaATAAGGCAAATCACACAGaatttttggtttctcagtgcatataaaagttaggtctatactatactgtagtctattaagtgggCAATACCATTATGTATAAAAAAGTCAATGTACATACCttagtcaaaaattattttactgtttaaa comes from the Homo sapiens chromosome 9, GRCh38.p14 Primary Assembly genome and includes:
- the SPATA31A3 gene encoding spermatogenesis-associated protein 31A3, with amino-acid sequence MENLPFPLKLLSASSLNAPSSTPWVLDIFLTLVFALGFFFLLLPYLSYFRCDDPPSPSPGKRKCPVGRRRRPRGRMKNHSLRAGRECRRGLEETSDLLSQLQSLLGPHLDKGDFGQLSGPDPPGEVGERAPDGASQSSHEPMEDAAPILSLLASPDPQAKHPQDLASTPSPGPMTTSVSSLSASQPPEPSLPLEHPSPEPPALFPHPPHTPDPLACSLPPPKGFTAPPLRDSTLITPSHCDSVALPLGTVPQSLSPHEDLVASVPAISGLGGSNSHVSASSRWQETARTSCAFNSSVQQDHLSRHPPETCQMEAGSLFLLSSDGQNVVGIQVTETAKVNIWEEKENVGSFTNRMTPEKHLNSLRNLAKSLDAEQDTTNPKPFWNMGENSKQLPGPQKLSDPRLWQESFWKNYSQLFWGLPSLHSESLVANAWVTDRSYTLQSPPFLFNEMSNVCPIQRETTMSPLLFQAQPLSHLGPECQPFISSTPQFRPTPMAQAEAQAHLQSSFPVLSPAFPSLIQNTGVACPASQNKVQALSLPETQHPEWPLLRRQLEGRLALPSRVQKSQDVFSVSTPNLPQESLTSILPENFPVSPELRRQLEQHIKKWIIQHWGNLGRIQESLDLMQLQDESPGTSQAKGKPSPWQSSMSTGESSKEAQKVKFQLERDPCPHLGQILGETPQNLSRDMKSFPRKVLGVTSEELERNLRKPLRSDSGSDLLRCTERTHIENILKAHMGRNLGQTNEGLIPVRVRRSWLAVNQALPVSNTHVKTSNLAAPKSGKACVNTAQVLSFLEPCTQQGLGAHIVRFWAKHRWGLPLRVLKPIQCFKLEKVSSLSLTQLAGPSSATCESGAGSEVEVDMFLRKPPMASLRKQVLTKASDHMPESLLASSPAWKQFQRAPRGIPSWNDHEPLKPPPAGQEGRWPSKPLTYSLTGSTQQSRSLGAQSSKAGETREAVPQCRVPLETCMLANLQATSEDVHGFEAPGTSKSSLHPRVSVSQDPRKLCLMEEVVSEFEPGMATKSETQPQVCAAVVLLPDGQASVVPHASENLVSQVPQGHLQSMPTGNMRASQELHDLMAARRSKLVHEEPRKPNCQGSCKSQRPMFPPIHKSEKFRKPNLEKHEERLEGLRTPQLTPVRKTEDTHQDEGVQLLPSKKQPPSVSPFGENIKQIFQWIFSKKKSKPAPVTAESQKTVKNRSCVYSSSAEAQGLMTAVGQMLDEKMSLCHARHASKVNQHKQKFQAPVCGFPCNHRHLFYSEHGRILSYAASSQQATLKSQGCPNRDRQIRNQQPLKSVRCNNEQWGLRHPQILHPKKAVSPVSPPQHWPKTSGASSHHHHCPRHCLLWEGI
- the SPATA31A3 gene encoding spermatogenesis-associated protein 31A3 isoform X1 is translated as MKPWWARDWALPSRGQCVCPGETNACLDAEGAGRECRRGLEETSDLLSQLQSLLGPHLDKGDFGQLSGPDPPGEVGERAPDGASQSSHEPMEDAAPILSLLASPDPQAKHPQDLASTPSPGPMTTSVSSLSASQPPEPSLPLEHPSPEPPALFPHPPHTPDPLACSLPPPKGFTAPPLRDSTLITPSHCDSVALPLGTVPQSLSPHEDLVASVPAISGLGGSNSHVSASSRWQETARTSCAFNSSVQQDHLSRHPPETCQMEAGSLFLLSSDGQNVVGIQVTETAKVNIWEEKENVGSFTNRMTPEKHLNSLRNLAKSLDAEQDTTNPKPFWNMGENSKQLPGPQKLSDPRLWQESFWKNYSQLFWGLPSLHSESLVANAWVTDRSYTLQSPPFLFNEMSNVCPIQRETTMSPLLFQAQPLSHLGPECQPFISSTPQFRPTPMAQAEAQAHLQSSFPVLSPAFPSLIQNTGVACPASQNKVQALSLPETQHPEWPLLRRQLEGRLALPSRVQKSQDVFSVSTPNLPQESLTSILPENFPVSPELRRQLEQHIKKWIIQHWGNLGRIQESLDLMQLQDESPGTSQAKGKPSPWQSSMSTGESSKEAQKVKFQLERDPCPHLGQILGETPQNLSRDMKSFPRKVLGVTSEELERNLRKPLRSDSGSDLLRCTERTHIENILKAHMGRNLGQTNEGLIPVRVRRSWLAVNQALPVSNTHVKTSNLAAPKSGKACVNTAQVLSFLEPCTQQGLGAHIVRFWAKHRWGLPLRVLKPIQCFKLEKVSSLSLTQLAGPSSATCESGAGSEVEVDMFLRKPPMASLRKQVLTKASDHMPESLLASSPAWKQFQRAPRGIPSWNDHEPLKPPPAGQEGRWPSKPLTYSLTGSTQQSRSLGAQSSKAGETREAVPQCRVPLETCMLANLQATSEDVHGFEAPGTSKSSLHPRVSVSQDPRKLCLMEEVVSEFEPGMATKSETQPQVCAAVVLLPDGQASVVPHASENLVSQVPQGHLQSMPTGNMRASQELHDLMAARRSKLVHEEPRKPNCQGSCKSQRPMFPPIHKSEKFRKPNLEKHEERLEGLRTPQLTPVRKTEDTHQDEGVQLLPSKKQPPSVSPFGENIKQIFQWIFSKKKSKPAPVTAESQKTVKNRSCVYSSSAEAQGLMTAVGQMLDEKMSLCHARHASKVNQHKQKFQAPVCGFPCNHRHLFYSEHGRILSYAASSQQATLKSQGCPNRDRQIRNQQPLKSVRCNNEQWGLRHPQILHPKKAVSPVSPPQHWPKTSGASSHHHHCPRHCLLWEGI